From Bacillus sp. Marseille-P3661:
TCCTTTGATGGCTATTTTACATCCCATCAAAAACGCCGTGTAAGCGTTATAAAAAATAAGGATGATGTTCAGAAGTTTATCGGAAAACCGCCAAACTTCCCTCATGCCTTAGACCGTAATAATCCAGTGACGATTGGGCCTTATATGAATGAGCCAGATTATATTAATAATTGCTATCAACAATCTCAAGCGATGTATAATGCCGAAAAAGTATTTGAAAGAATCTCTAAAGAATATGCTGAGTTAACAGGCAGAGAATATCCAATTTTAGATTTATATAAGATGGATGATGCCGAAGTTGCTGTATTTATGCTAAATTCAGCAGCCGAGGTGTGTAAAGATGTTGTTGACAGATTACGTGCAAAAGGAATTAAAGCCGGAGTAATTTCACCGAATATGATTCGTCCGTTCCCACAAAAGCAGATTGCTGAAGTTCTACAAAACGTTAAAGCAGTAACGATAGGCGATCGTGCTGATTCATATGGCGGACATGGTGGAAACATGGCACTTGAAGTTCGTGCTGCACTTCAAACGTATGGAAACAACAGCACACAGGTTGTAAATAGAGTCTACGGCTTAGGCGGCAAAGACTTTTACGCTGATGATGCTGAGCACTTTTTCCAACTTGCCCTGGAGGCCGCTTCGGCTGGTATAGTGGAAAAGCCTTTCGACTATTTCGGACATACACCTGGAAACCCTAAACTAGCACCAAAGCGTGTTGTAAATCCGTTGAAAAAAGAGGATTTAATCAGCGGCTTAATAAAAGTTACACCTAATGAGGAAACAGGAGAGCTAGATGTAAAAATCCCTCCTCTACGCAGCTTAACAAAGAAACCAAAGCGAATCGCTTCAGGTCATGGGGCTTGCCCAGGCTGTGGAATCTTTTCCGGGCTAGAATTATTTTTCAAAGGAATTGAAGGAGATATCGTTGCTTTATTCCATACTGGATGTGCTATGGTTGTTACGACAGGCTATCCATATAGTGCACATAAAGCAACTTATATCCATAACCTATTCCAAAATGGCTCCGCTACTTTATCCGGGCTTGTTGAAATGTTCAATGAACGCAAGCGCCGCGGTGAATTCGAGGAGCTTGGTTTAAATGATGACTTTACGTTTGTTATGGTTACAGGTGACGGCGGAATGGATATCGGTATGGGGCCAGCAATCGGAACAGCTCTACGTAACCATAAAATGATTATTATTGAATATGATAATGAAGGTTACATGAATACTGGAAGTCAGCTTTCCTACTCTACTCCAATGGGGCATATGACGAGTACATCAAATGTAGGTAATTTCCAGAACGGAAAGCCATTCCACCATAAAGATACTGCTCAAATTATGGCTGCTACTCATATTCCTTATGTTTTTACAGGAACAGAGGCCTTTGATCGTGACTTATTGAAAAAAGCTGCTAAAGCACAATGGTATGCCCAAAATGAAGGACTTGTTTATGGAAAAATTCTAATTACCTGTCCGTTAAACTGGAAGTCAAAGGATGAGCTTGGGCAAACCATCGTCGAAGCTGCGGTTAACTCTTGTTTCTTCCCGCTCTATGAAGTAGAACGCGGAATAACAAAGATCACATATGATCCAGAAGCAAAGAACAAACGGATTAGTGCATCTGGTTGGCTTGAATTAATGGGTAAAACGAAGCACCTACTAAAAGAAAATAGTAAACCGATGCTGAAAATGTTTGAAGATGAAGTACAGCGTCGTTGGAATCGCCTTAAAGCGAAACATGAAAGTCCATATTTGTAATTCAACGCCATTCCTTATG
This genomic window contains:
- a CDS encoding thiamine pyrophosphate-dependent enzyme — encoded protein: MSVNYKSETTSLQKGTVEQSIVFESGNEMAAYAAHQINYHIMGYYPISPSTEVAQFLDGMKARGEHDVVLIPADGEHGSAGICYGASTGGGRVFNATSANGFLYMLEQLPVQSGTRFPMVLNLVNRSISGPLNIHGDHSDLYFALNTGWPIIMARDPQIVYDMNILAIKLAEDPEVRLPVIVSFDGYFTSHQKRRVSVIKNKDDVQKFIGKPPNFPHALDRNNPVTIGPYMNEPDYINNCYQQSQAMYNAEKVFERISKEYAELTGREYPILDLYKMDDAEVAVFMLNSAAEVCKDVVDRLRAKGIKAGVISPNMIRPFPQKQIAEVLQNVKAVTIGDRADSYGGHGGNMALEVRAALQTYGNNSTQVVNRVYGLGGKDFYADDAEHFFQLALEAASAGIVEKPFDYFGHTPGNPKLAPKRVVNPLKKEDLISGLIKVTPNEETGELDVKIPPLRSLTKKPKRIASGHGACPGCGIFSGLELFFKGIEGDIVALFHTGCAMVVTTGYPYSAHKATYIHNLFQNGSATLSGLVEMFNERKRRGEFEELGLNDDFTFVMVTGDGGMDIGMGPAIGTALRNHKMIIIEYDNEGYMNTGSQLSYSTPMGHMTSTSNVGNFQNGKPFHHKDTAQIMAATHIPYVFTGTEAFDRDLLKKAAKAQWYAQNEGLVYGKILITCPLNWKSKDELGQTIVEAAVNSCFFPLYEVERGITKITYDPEAKNKRISASGWLELMGKTKHLLKENSKPMLKMFEDEVQRRWNRLKAKHESPYL